DNA sequence from the Asticcacaulis sp. AND118 genome:
GACAAATATCTCAACGGCTTCGACATGGCCGCGGTGCGCAACTGGCCGGGACGCAGACCGATTACCGCCGTCAGGCTTTTCACGAACTGACCCGATTGGCTGAGAGCGCCAGGGTTCGCCCCTGACCAGGTCAGGCCCGCGGCAGGGGCTCGGCCAGGGTCGAAGTTTCCAGCACGCGGGCCATGGCGTCGCGCGCCGCCAGCAGCACCAAACGCAACTGGCAATCGTCCGGCGTCGGACAATCTTCGCACCGCGCATAGGCGGTGCGCGAGGCGCACGGCGTCAGGGCCAACGGTCCGTCGATCAGGCGGATCAGGTCGGCCATGCTGATCATGTCCGAGGGCCGGGCCAGCATGTAGCCGCCCGAACGCCCGCGCTTCGAGGTCAGGAAGCCTTCACGGCGCAGTTCGAGCAATATGCCTTCGAGGAAGTGCAACGGCGCCTTGATCCGCTCGGCCAGTTCCCCCGCCTGCACCGTCTGCCCCTGAGGGATACGGGCCATTTCCTGCATGGCGCGGATGGCGTATTTGGCGCGCTGGGATAACATCGAGGCGGTGCAACCTGTACTTTTTTGGTTTCGTAGCCGTCTATTAGCATGAACCGGGTTACGAAAGCCATAAGTCAGAAAGCCTGCTCAACCGGTTTCATTCTCCCTTGGCCCGCGCTTCGGCGGCGAAGTCGTAGACGCGGATGCCGTCCTTTTCAGCCGGCGGCTCACGCCAGACATGGCGCTTCATGGCGCGTTCGGCATCGACCTTACCCGACGCCCAATGCTCGTTCATCGTCACGCGCGAGAACTCGTAATCCTTCGATTGTCCGTGATCACCCGCGCCCGAATTGATCAGGTGCACCAGCGACACGCGGAAGTGCGCCGCCTTTGCGTAGCAATCCGCAATCGACGGCTCGGCCTGCATCTCCGGCGAAAGCCGCTCGTACATATGGCGGATGGCCTGCCGCAGGCGGTAGCGCTCAAGAAAGGCCGAGGTATTGAGGCGCGTCCGGCTGGAATAGGTGATGTCCTTCACCCG
Encoded proteins:
- a CDS encoding Rrf2 family transcriptional regulator: MLSQRAKYAIRAMQEMARIPQGQTVQAGELAERIKAPLHFLEGILLELRREGFLTSKRGRSGGYMLARPSDMISMADLIRLIDGPLALTPCASRTAYARCEDCPTPDDCQLRLVLLAARDAMARVLETSTLAEPLPRA